A genomic region of Enterobacter hormaechei ATCC 49162 contains the following coding sequences:
- the rpsP gene encoding 30S ribosomal protein S16 — MVTIRLARHGAKKRPFYQVVVTDSRNARNGRFIERVGFFNPLAAGAEEETRLDLDRIAHWVGQGATVSDRVATLIKAANKAA; from the coding sequence ATGGTAACTATTCGTTTAGCACGTCACGGCGCTAAAAAGCGTCCGTTCTACCAGGTTGTTGTGACTGACAGCCGTAATGCACGCAACGGTCGCTTCATCGAGCGCGTTGGTTTCTTCAACCCACTGGCCGCTGGCGCAGAAGAAGAAACCCGTCTGGATCTGGATCGTATCGCTCACTGGGTTGGCCAGGGCGCTACTGTTTCCGATCGCGTTGCTACGCTGATCAAAGCAGCAAACAAAGCAGCTTAA
- the rimM gene encoding ribosome maturation factor RimM (Essential for efficient processing of 16S rRNA), translating into MMSNKAPVEPIVLGKMGSCYGIRGWLRVFSSTEDADSIFNYQPWFIQKAGKWEEVELESWRHHNQDIIIKLKGIDDRDAANALTNCEIVVDSSQLPQLEEGDYYWKDLMGCQVVTTEGYSLGKVIDMMETGSNDVLVIKANLKDAFGIKERLVPFLDGQVIKKVDLATQTIEVDWDPGF; encoded by the coding sequence ATGATGAGCAATAAAGCACCTGTTGAACCGATCGTATTGGGAAAAATGGGTTCTTGCTACGGTATCCGTGGTTGGCTCAGAGTGTTTTCCTCCACTGAAGACGCTGATAGCATTTTTAATTACCAGCCCTGGTTTATCCAGAAAGCCGGTAAGTGGGAAGAGGTCGAGCTGGAAAGCTGGCGTCACCACAATCAGGACATCATCATCAAGCTGAAAGGCATTGACGATCGTGATGCCGCGAATGCGCTGACTAATTGTGAAATTGTCGTGGATTCGTCGCAGTTGCCACAGCTGGAAGAGGGTGACTACTACTGGAAAGACCTTATGGGTTGCCAGGTAGTGACCACTGAAGGCTACAGCCTGGGTAAAGTCATCGACATGATGGAAACCGGGTCAAATGACGTTCTCGTCATTAAGGCAAACCTGAAAGATGCATTTGGCATCAAGGAGCGGTTGGTTCCGTTCCTCGATGGACAGGTTATCAAGAAAGTCGATCTCGCTACTCAAACCATTGAAGTAGATTGGGATCCTGGTTTTTAA
- the trmD gene encoding tRNA (guanosine(37)-N1)-methyltransferase TrmD — MWIGIISLFPEMFRAITDYGVTGRAVKNGLLSIQSWSPRDFTHDRHRTVDDRPYGGGPGMLMMVQPLRDAIHTAKAAAGEGAKVIYLSPQGRKLDQAGVSELATNQKLILVCGRYEGIDERVIQTEIDEEWSIGDYVLSGGELPAMTLIDSVARFIPGVLGHEASATEDSFADGLLDCPHYTRPEVLEGMEVPAVLLSGNHAEIRRWRLKQSLGRTWLRRPELLENLALTEEQAKLLAEFKTEHAHQQHEHDGKA; from the coding sequence ATGTGGATTGGCATAATTAGCCTGTTTCCTGAAATGTTCCGCGCGATTACCGATTACGGGGTAACTGGCCGGGCAGTAAAGAATGGCCTGCTGAGCATCCAGAGCTGGAGTCCTCGTGACTTCACGCATGACCGGCACCGTACCGTGGACGATCGTCCTTACGGCGGCGGACCGGGGATGCTAATGATGGTGCAACCCTTACGGGACGCCATTCACACAGCAAAAGCCGCGGCAGGTGAAGGCGCGAAGGTGATTTATCTGTCACCTCAGGGACGCAAGCTTGATCAAGCGGGCGTGAGCGAACTGGCGACGAATCAAAAGCTGATTCTGGTCTGTGGTCGCTATGAAGGGATAGATGAGCGCGTAATTCAAACCGAGATTGACGAAGAATGGTCTATCGGCGATTACGTTCTCAGCGGTGGTGAGTTACCGGCAATGACGCTGATTGACTCCGTTGCCCGGTTCATTCCGGGTGTTCTGGGCCATGAAGCTTCGGCAACGGAAGATTCCTTTGCTGATGGATTGCTGGACTGTCCACACTATACTCGTCCTGAAGTGTTAGAAGGGATGGAAGTCCCGGCAGTGTTACTGTCTGGAAACCATGCCGAGATACGTCGCTGGCGTTTGAAGCAGTCGCTGGGCCGAACCTGGCTTAGAAGACCTGAACTTCTGGAAAACCTGGCTCTGACTGAAGAGCAAGCAAAGTTGCTGGCCGAGTTCAAAACTGAACACGCGCACCAGCAGCATGAACATGATGGGAAAGCGTAA